One Peromyscus leucopus breed LL Stock chromosome 4, UCI_PerLeu_2.1, whole genome shotgun sequence genomic region harbors:
- the LOC114683094 gene encoding olfactory receptor 4F15-like, whose translation MDGNNYSVVSEFVFLGLSNRWGIQLLLFLFSSVFYTASLMGNLLIVFSVTADSNLHSPMYFLLANLSFLDLGACSVAAPKMIYDLFRKHKSISFGGYITQIFFIHTIGGTEMVLLIAMAFDRYIAICKPLHYLTIMRPGICIFILSVAWILGLIHSVAQLAFVVDLPFCGPNTLDSFYCDLPQLIKLACTETNKLELMVTANSGLISVGTFFILIISYIFILVTVRKHSSGGISKAFSTLSAHVTVVVLFFGPLIFFYTWPFPSSHLNKFLAIFDAVLTPFLNPVIYTFRNKEMKAAMRKLCYQILRYRKVS comes from the coding sequence ATGGATGGAAACAACTACTCTGTTGTATCTGAGTTTGTGTTCCTGGGACTCTCCAATAGGTGGGGAATCCAGttacttctcttcctcttttcttctgtgttctaTACGGCAAGTCTGATGGGGAACCTCCTCATTGTATTCTCTGTGACCGCTGACTCCAACCTGCACTCCCCAATGTACTTCCTGCTGGCCAATCTCTCATTTCTTGACCTGGGAGCTTGCTCTGTTGCAGCACCCAAGATGATTTATGAtctttttagaaaacacaaaTCCATCTCATTTGGGGGTTATATAACTCAGATCTTCTTTATTCATACTATTGGAGGCACAGAAATGGTGCTGCTCATAGCCATGGCCTTTGATAGATACATAGCCATATGTAAACCTCTGCACTACTTGACCATCATGAGACCAGGAATatgcattttcattttgtcaGTCGCCTGGATCCTGGGACTTATCCACTCAGTGGCCCAACTAGCTTTTGTTGTAGACTTGCCCTTCTGTGGACCTAATACATTGGACAGTTTTTACTGTGATCTCCCTCAGCTCATTAAACTTGCTTGCACAGAGACTAATAAATTGGAGCTCATGGTCACAGCCAACAGTGGACTCATCTCTGTGGGCACCTTCTTCATACTGATCATTTCCTATATCTTCATTTTGGTAACTGTTAGGAAGCACTCTTCAGGTGGCATATCCAAGGCCTTCTCCACTTTGTCGGCTCATGTGACTGTGGTGGTTTTGTTCTTTGGACCATTAATCTTCTTCTACACCTGGCCCTTCCCTTCATCACACTTAAACAAATTTCTTGCTATTTTTGATGCAGTCCTCACTCCTTTTCTGAATCCAGTCATCTACACATTCAGGAACAAGGAGATGAAAGCAGCAATGAGGAAACTCTGCTACCAGATTCTTAGGTACAGGAAGGTATCCtaa